In Nocardia sp. NBC_01327, the genomic stretch TAGCCGAAGAAGGCGTCCAGGCGCCCGGCATCGGACATCAGACCGGCGCTGATGCCCACATTGAGGGCATTCATGGCCATCACGTACACCGCGGGCAGGATGAGTATCCCGGTGAACAGCGACATGGCCGCCACCGTCGCATTATTGGTCCACACCTGCGCCGCGAAAGCGTCGTGCGGATGTGCGTAGTAATAGGTCTCGAAATCGCCACCGGGGCGGGTCAGCGTATCCGTATCGGTATCGAGGCCCAGACTGCGCCGGGCGGATTCGGAGTTCGCCACCCACGCGCCGACCGCCGCGGAGGCGACCACGAAGACCGTGGCCACCGTCACCCACCACGGCCAGGCCCGGTAGACGGCCGCCGGGAAACGGTGGGTGAAGAAGCGGCCGATCTCGCGCAGGGTGTCGATGCGCGCGCCCAGCACCCGGCCGCGGGCCCGGGTGAGTACGGCGGAGAGACCGGCCACCAGTTCCGCCTCGGCGGATCCGGACTGCAGCCGGGCCAGCTGCTGCGAGGTCAGCCGGTACAGCAGCACCAGTTCGTCGGATTCGGCGCCGGTGAGTTTCTTATGGCGGGTTGCCAATGCGTCCAGGCGATCCCAGGAAGGTTTGTGCAGGAACGTATACGCGTCCAGGTCCATCGGTTGCCTTCCTGTGCCTTCGCTCGGAAGAATGCTAGTCGCCCCCCACCAGGAGTGACATGGCCCTTTTCACCACCGGCGAAGCAGTCGCCGTCGAACTGCCGATCGCGCGCCTCCCCACGCGGGCCGCGGCGTTCCTGCTCGACCTGTGCCTTCAGCTGATGCTCGGGCTGGTGCTGGTGCCCGGCAGCCAGGTGCTGCTGTCCCGGTGGGGCGCGGATTCGGCCTGGCGCGATACCGCCGCGGTCGTGACCGTGGTCGCGGTGCTGATCGGTTATCCGGTGCTGGGCGAAACACTCACGCGCGGAAGGTCGCTCGGCAAGATGGCGCTGGGGCTGCGGGTGGTGCGCGGCGACGGCGGGCCGATCGATTTCCGGCATGCGGTCACCCGCGGCCTGTCCGGGATCGTGGACTTCTGGATGCTGGGCACCGGTCTCATCGCCGTGGTGGTGTCGCTGTGCTCGCCGAATGCGCGCCGCATCGGTGACGCCCTCGCGGGAACGGTGGTGGTGCACGATCGCAGCCGCCTGCCTTTCGCTGCGCTGGTCGTCCCACCGCCGTGGTTGCAGGGCTGGGCGCGGCAGCTCGAACTCTCCGGCCTGTCAGACGAATTGGCGCTCGCGATACGCCGCTACCTGGTCCGCTTCGGCACCCTGACCCCCGTCGTCCAGGACCAGCTGGGCCGCACCCTGGTCCTCACGGTCTGCGCCCGCCTGCACACCCCGCCCCCCAACGGCTATCCGCCCCTGATGATCCTGGGCGCCGTCCTGTCCGAACGCCAGCGCCGCGCCTTCCCCCCGCCACCACAGCCGATCCGCCCCGGATACGTGCGAGCCCTCGCCTGAAGACCACTCCTCGCAGCGCGAGTTTTACATCGAGCCGGTCTGTTTGAGCTCCAGATACTCGTCCGCGAGGGCGGCGGGAAGTTTGTCCGGGGATTCGGTGATGACGCGGACGCCGGTGCGGCGCAGGGTTTCCCGGGCGATCGCGTGTTCGGTGAGGATGTTCTCGGCGGCGGCCGCGGTGTAGAGGTCGTCGAGGGTGGAGCGGTGGGCGGCCGCGGCGGCCACGTCCGGATCGGTGACGGAGACGATCAGGACGCGGTGGCGCCGGGCCAGGACGGGGAGGACGGGCAGCAGGCCCTCCTGCACGGTGGCCGCGTCCAGATGCGTGAACCACACCACCAGGCTGCGGCGGCGGGCGCGCTGCAGGGTGGTGCGGAGCAGGCCCTGGTAGTCGGTGTCGACCAGCTGCGGCGTGATCCCGGCGAGGGCGTGCATGAGCTTGAGCTGCAGGCGTTTTCCGCCGACGCCGCGCACCTCGGCGCGCAGGATGCGGTCGTAGGCGAGCAGGTCCACCGAATCGCCGCCCGCGGCCGCGAGACCACCGAGCAGCAGTGCGGCCTCGATGGTGGCGTCCAGGCGGGTGCCGTCGCCGACGCGGCCCGCGCTCACGCGCCCGGTGTCGAGCAGCATGACCACGTGCCGATTGCGTTCCGGCCGCCAGGTGCGCACCAGCACGTCATTGGCGCGGGCGGTGGCCCGCCAGTCGATGGTGCGCACGTCGTCACCGGCCACGTACTCGCGGAAGGAATCGAATTCGGTGCCCTGGCCGCGCCGGTTGGTGGTGTTGCGCCCCTCGAGATGTTGCAGCTGCGCGACTTTGGAGACGAGTAGCTTCTCACTGCGGAACGGCGGCAGGGCGCGCAGCCGGGCCGGGACGTCCCGGCGCAGCTGCCGTCCGGCCAGGCCGAGCGGGCCGAGCAGGCGCACGGTGACCGGGCCGGCGACCCGGTCGCCCCGGTATTCGGGGGTCAGCTCGGTATGCAGCCGAATCCTGGTGTTGGACGGCAGATTCAGCGTGTGCGCGTGATTGCGGGGCTGGGCGCTGGCGGGCCAGTCGTCCCAGAGCGTGCCGCGCAGGGTGCGATCGCCGGTGTTCAGTGCGATCAGCTCCACCTCGATACCGCGCCCGGTGCGGACGGTGGTGAGCGCGGCCCGCGAAAGCTGTAGCGCCCCCGGCGAACCCAGCAGCAGCAGATCCGCCAGCACCAGCGCCCCGAGCAGCGCGGTCGCCAGCAGCACGCCCGCCCAGGACGGCAGCACGAAGGTGACGAAGAGTGCGGCGACGCCCGCCGCGACGGCCAGCCGGCCGGTGACGACCACCGGCTACACCGGCACGGGGACGGACATCAGCAGGGACGCCATCACCCCTTCGGTGGTCACGCCCTCGATCTCGCGCTCGGGCCGCAACTGCAAACGGTGCCGGAGCACCGCTGTCGCAACGGCTTTCACATCGTCGGGGGTGACATAGCCACGGCCGTTCAACCAGGCGAAGGCGCGGGAGGCCGCCATGAGCGCGGTCGCGCCACGGGTGGACGCGCCGTGCGCGACCGCGGGGGAGGTGCGGGTCGCACGGCACAGATCGACCGTGTAGGCCAGGACCTCGGGGCTGAGCGCCACCTGGGCGACCGCCCGGCGGGCAGCGGCGATATGCGCCGGACCGGCCACCGGACGCAGTCCCGCGGCGGCCAGATCGCGCGGATCGAAACCGGCGGCGTGCCGCTGCAGAATCCGGAATTCGTCGTCGCGCCCGGGCAATTGGACGTCGACCTTGAACAGGAACCGGTCCAGCTGCGCCTCCGGCAGCGGATAGGTGCCCTCCTGCTCGATGGGGTTCTGGGTGGCGACCACCACGAACGGATCGGGCAGCGGCCGCGGCACCCCGTCCACCGAAACCTGGCGCTCCTCCATGGATTCCAGCAGCGCGGACTGGGTTTTCGGTGGGGTGCGGTTGATTTCGTCGGCGAGCAGCAGATTGGTGAAGACCGGTCCGCGCCGGAAGGTGAATTCCGCCGAGTGCGGATCGTAGATCTGCGAACCGGTGACATCACCGGGCATCAGGTCCGGGGTGAACTGGATGCGGGCGTGCTCCAGATCCAGCGCGGTGGCCAGCGCCCGCACCAGCAGCGTCTTGGCCACGCCCGGAACACCTTCCAGCAGGACGTGACCGTGGCACAGCAGCGCCAGGACCAGGTACATGACCGCCTGGTCGTTGCCGACCACGGCCTTGCCGATCTCGGCGCGCAGGGCCAGCAGCGCCTGCTGGGCCTGTTCGGCGGTCACCGCGTGGTTGGTGTCCACGACAACCGCCGTGGGCTCTGATCCGGTCACAAGACCTCCGCTTCGATCCATTCGAGTTGTGCGGCCACGACTTCCAGCGTGACCCGGTCCGGGACCGGGTCGTACAGTGCGGCGCGCACCAGCACCGGGTCGGAGCCGATGCGCGCGGACAGGGCCGCGGTCACCAGTTCGGGCGGGGTGGCGGCGGTGACGCCCAGCGCGGGCCGCAGCCGCCGCAGGGTGGCGGCGCGCAATCGCGCCGCCACGTGGTCGTGGTCGCGGGATTTCCGGTACAGCCCGGCCTGTCCCGCGAGCAGTTCATTGGCGGGCGCCTCCACCGGGCGGGGTTCGCGCACCACGGTGCCGCGCCGCCGGCCCCGCCACCAGAGCACCGTGACCCAGGCGATGAGGAATTGCAGCCCGCCGTAGGCCGCCCAGTCGGGCAGGCGCTGGAAGATGGAATCGTCGCCGCCGCCGAAGTCCGGCGGCTTCACCTTGGGCGGGTGGTGCGGCGCGGTGGTCGGCGGTGGCTGGGTCGGCGGGGGCTGCGTGTCGTGCGGTGTCGACGGCGGCATGCTCAGGTGGGTGACCAGGTAGATGAGGAAGAGCACGGCGAGTATTCCGGCCAGCACCGCCCAGAATCGCCAATCACGCAGGAGCGCGGGCAGTTCCAGCGGTTCGCGGCCCTTCTTCTTCCGCGCTGTCTTGGGCTTGCGGGACGTGCGCTGCTCGGCGATCTCGGCCGGCGCCAGCTTGGGTGGCGGGGCCACGGAGTAGCGATCGGCCTGTTCCAGTCGCCGGTATTCGGCCTCGGCGGCCGGGCGGCCGCCGTACACGATCTCATCGAAACTGTGTGCGGCCGAGGGCAGTTCGGTGGCCTCACCGGGCAGTACCGCTGTCGCGGCCTGCGCGGTTTCGCGGGCGGTGCGGGCGCGCTGCACCTCGAGGATGCCGCGCTGCTCCAGACCGCGGGTGACGGCGCGATACCGCTCCCGCAGCGCGGTGCCGAAGTCGGCGCGCCGGGCCGCCTCCTCGGCGGCGGCCAGGTGGGCGGCCGCGGGTCCGAGCGCGGGTTCCGGTGGGGCCGGGCGGTATTCGTTCGTGCGCGGATCGGTCACGGCCGGACCGCCCCGGGAATACGGATGTCCCAGGCCTCACGGCGGCAGCGCCGGTCCACATAGGTGACGACCTGGGCCGCCGACTCCACCATTTCGCCGAAGGCCACCATGAGCAGCGCGACCGTCACGATCAGCACCGTCACCGTCCAGCGATGCGTGCCGGAGAAACCGGAGATGAACTGCGGCAGGGCCAGCAGCGGCACCACCAGCACCAGCAGCAGCCCGCGCAGCGAGATCAACAGCCCGACGATCTGCCAGTCCGAACCGGACATCAGCAGTTTCGTGCGCAGTGTCGCGATCCGGAAGGTGGCCGATTCATCGAAAATGGCCGGGACCGTGGTGAATCGGCGCGCCCGCAACCAGAGCAGCCAGATCGCGGCGAACGGGAAGGTGATCAGCAGGGGAGCGCCCAGCGCGAGTACGCCGATGCCGATGAGCGTGTACATCACCTGATAGCCGAGCAGCGGCCCGGCTTCCGAGGCCAGCTGATGCAGCGCACCCCGCCACGACAGCTGCTGCCGGTGCACCACCGCGAGCCCGATCGGCACGGTGACGCCGCGCACGAACATGCGCAGCGCCCAGGCCGCCGCCAATCCGGTCAGCAGTGCGCCCCAGAAGGTTCCGCCGTCCGAATCATCGGTGGCGATGGAGACCAGCACGGTGACGGCGAGGGTGACGGCGGCCGCCACGGCCACCGCCGTGCCGAGCAGCACGGCGAGGGTTTTGATACGCGTCTGGATCAGTGCGAACGGCAGATCCAGGAGTTCCCGGAACTGCATGGGGCGGATCGGGACCGCCGCCGGTTCGGTGTGCGGTTCCCCCACCGAGCCGGCCGGCGGACCGACAGGATCGGTGGCGGCTGGCAACACGGGGCCGAGTCTATAGGGAGGGCCTCGTCCGGTCGCTCTATGTTTTCGCGAGCAGGCGGGCGACCAGCTGCCGGTACAGCTCCGGGTCGACGGGCTGCATACCGAGCAGTGCGCGCAGGTAGACGCCGTCTCCGACCAGGCGGACGATCTCGGCGTGCACCGGATCGTGGATCTCGTTGTCCAGTGCGACCTTCCAGGCGCCCATCATTTCCGCGAGCGCGCGATCGGTCTCCTCCGCCGGAGCGTCGTCCGCGGTGGCGCTGTTCGCGTCGTCGGCGGGACCGTGTGCGCCGTCGACCGTGCGCATGGTGGCCAGGATGGACCGGTGCAGCGCGAGGTCCAGCGCATCGGCGTCATTGTCGGGCTGCGGGGTCTGCAGATACCACTCGGCGACGGAGTGACCCTCGTCCACGGCATGGCGCAATTGCTGATCGGCGCGCTCGCCGAGTCGGCGCACGAGTCCGGCGAGCAGCGCGTCCTTGCTCTTGAAGTGGTAGAGCAGTCCGCCCTTGGAGACGCCGGCGGCCGCGGCGACGCTCTCCAGCGTCACCTGGGACATGCCTTTGTCCAGCAGGAGAGTTTCGAGCGCGTCGAGAATCCGATTGCGGGTGCCGACGGGATCGCGGGTGGTCGTCCGAGAGGGTGTCACAGCCATTAACTGTACCGTCTGGACGGTAAGTCTGTTACTGTACCGTCCAGACGGTTTCCCTCTGGAAGAGAAAGTACCCATGCCCAGCCACATCCCCGCCCGGTCCGGACCCGGATCCGCGGCGGCCCCCGGCAATATCCCGCCCACGTCCGGCACACCCGCGCCGCACTCGGCCGGTCGCGCGACGCTGCGTGATTGGGCCGGTCTCGGTGTCCTGGCGCTGGCGCTGCTGCTGGTCTCGGTGGACGCGACGGTGCTCGATCTCGCGGTCCCCGCCATCAGCAGTGATCTCGCACCCACCACTCCGCAGCTGCTGTGGATCATCGACGTGTACTCGTTCGTGCTGGCCGGTCTGCTGATCACCATGGGCACCCTCGGCGACCGCATCGGTCGGCGGCGACTGCTGCTCATCGGCGCGGCCGCCTTCGGGCTCGCGTCCGCGGTCGCGGCCTTCGCGGTGAACCCCGAAATGCTCATTGCCGCACGGGTTCTGCAGGGTCTGGCCGGTGCGACGCTGATGCCGTCCACGCTCGGCCTGATCCGGTCCATGTTCACCGATGCCCGCCAGCGCACCATCGCCATCTCGGTCTGGGGCGCCATGGCGGGTTCGGGTGCGGCCATGGGCCCGCTGCTGGGCGGCTGGCTGCTCGAGCACTTCTGGTGGGGGTCGGTATTCCTGGTGAACCTGCCGGTCATGGCATTGCTGCTGGTGCTCGCGCCGTTCCTGGTGCCGGAGTCGCGGGACCCGAATCCGGGCCGGTTCGACCTGGCCAGCGCCGCACTGTCCATGCTGGCGCTGATTCCGATCGTCTACGCGGTCAAGGAGTTCGCGGCACACGGGCCGAGCCTGAATCAGCTCGTCGCGGCGGGTATCGGTGTGCTGGCGGGTGTGCTGTTCGTGCGCAGGCAGCGCTCGCTGGCTGCGCCGCTGATCGATCTGGCGCTGTTCCGCATTCCGCCGTTCCGGGCGGCCGTGCTGGCCAATCTGCTGTCGATCTTCGCGCTGGCCGGTGTGCTGTTCTTCGGATCGCAGTATCTCCAGCTGGTACTGGGCCGCGCGCCCTTGCAGGCGGGTCTGCTGCTGATCCCCGGCACCGTCGGCAGCATGGCCGGTTCGCTCGGCGCGGCCTGGCTGGTGCAGCGCTGGCGTCCGGTGAGTGTGCTGGCCGGTTCGCTGGTCACCGCCGCGGTGGGCGCCTCGCTGTTCTGGCTGCTGCGCGCCGATCCGTCGGCCTCGGTGCTGCCGTTCATGGTGGGCTTCCTGCTGATCGGCCTGGGAGTCGGTGTGGCGCTGACCCTGTCGTCCGACATGATCGTCAGCACGGCGCCCGTCGAACGCGCCGGCAATGCGGCCGCCATCTCGGAGACCGCACTGGAAACCGGTGTGGCCCTGGGTGTGGCGGTGCTCGGCAGCGGTGTCATGGCGGCCTTCCGGCACGGACTGGATGAATCCACGGTCCCGGCCGCGCACACCGGGGCGGCGCGCGAATCCCTGGGCGGCGCGGTCGAAACCGCGCGCGGCCTGCCGGAGGCGGAGGCCACGTCACTGCTGAACTCGGCGCACACCGCCTTCGTCGACGGCATCCACCTGGCCGCCACCGGCACGACCCTGATCCTGCTGGTGACCGCGGTCGTCACCTATCGGGCCGCGACGAGCAAGAAGCGCCAGGCGCAGTAACTCCCGGCGCGCTTTTGGCCGGGATCCACGCCCCGGGGTCCTCAGCCGATCTCAGTGGATCCCGGCCAGAACCGTGCCGGGATGACGGGCGCAGGGCCGACGGTGAGGCTGGCGGCCCGGCGAATATGGCTGTGGCCCGGATGTTTCCGTGTTCAACGTGAAACATGCCGGGCCACAGCTGTCTCGGCGACGATGCCGAAGGAGTCCTATTTCTTGTCGGCGCCCGGCGGAAGTTCGCGCGGGCCGCGGTATTCGAGCTCCGGGGCGCGGTGGCCGGGGAGGGCGTGCTGCTGCTGGCCCGCAGGGAGCTGATAGCTCGGATCGACGACCTGGCCCGGCGGCAGTGCACCGTAATTCGGGTACTGCGCATACGGCTGCTGGTACGGCTGATCCACGACATTCGAGGCGACATGGTGGGCGTACTGCTGCTGCGCGCCCGGCGGCAGCTGGTAGCCGTACTGCGGCTGGGCATACATCTGCTGCTGCTGCGCGGAATCCTCGAAGTTCGAGGTCACCTTGCGGGTGCGCCGCAGCGTGAAGGTGATCTCCTCGGCCTCTTCGAACGCCTGCCGCA encodes the following:
- a CDS encoding DUF58 domain-containing protein — protein: MVVTGRLAVAAGVAALFVTFVLPSWAGVLLATALLGALVLADLLLLGSPGALQLSRAALTTVRTGRGIEVELIALNTGDRTLRGTLWDDWPASAQPRNHAHTLNLPSNTRIRLHTELTPEYRGDRVAGPVTVRLLGPLGLAGRQLRRDVPARLRALPPFRSEKLLVSKVAQLQHLEGRNTTNRRGQGTEFDSFREYVAGDDVRTIDWRATARANDVLVRTWRPERNRHVVMLLDTGRVSAGRVGDGTRLDATIEAALLLGGLAAAGGDSVDLLAYDRILRAEVRGVGGKRLQLKLMHALAGITPQLVDTDYQGLLRTTLQRARRRSLVVWFTHLDAATVQEGLLPVLPVLARRHRVLIVSVTDPDVAAAAAHRSTLDDLYTAAAAENILTEHAIARETLRRTGVRVITESPDKLPAALADEYLELKQTGSM
- a CDS encoding TetR/AcrR family transcriptional regulator — its product is MTPSRTTTRDPVGTRNRILDALETLLLDKGMSQVTLESVAAAAGVSKGGLLYHFKSKDALLAGLVRRLGERADQQLRHAVDEGHSVAEWYLQTPQPDNDADALDLALHRSILATMRTVDGAHGPADDANSATADDAPAEETDRALAEMMGAWKVALDNEIHDPVHAEIVRLVGDGVYLRALLGMQPVDPELYRQLVARLLAKT
- a CDS encoding DUF4129 domain-containing protein, which translates into the protein MTDPRTNEYRPAPPEPALGPAAAHLAAAEEAARRADFGTALRERYRAVTRGLEQRGILEVQRARTARETAQAATAVLPGEATELPSAAHSFDEIVYGGRPAAEAEYRRLEQADRYSVAPPPKLAPAEIAEQRTSRKPKTARKKKGREPLELPALLRDWRFWAVLAGILAVLFLIYLVTHLSMPPSTPHDTQPPPTQPPPTTAPHHPPKVKPPDFGGGDDSIFQRLPDWAAYGGLQFLIAWVTVLWWRGRRRGTVVREPRPVEAPANELLAGQAGLYRKSRDHDHVAARLRAATLRRLRPALGVTAATPPELVTAALSARIGSDPVLVRAALYDPVPDRVTLEVVAAQLEWIEAEVL
- a CDS encoding RDD family protein; translation: MALFTTGEAVAVELPIARLPTRAAAFLLDLCLQLMLGLVLVPGSQVLLSRWGADSAWRDTAAVVTVVAVLIGYPVLGETLTRGRSLGKMALGLRVVRGDGGPIDFRHAVTRGLSGIVDFWMLGTGLIAVVVSLCSPNARRIGDALAGTVVVHDRSRLPFAALVVPPPWLQGWARQLELSGLSDELALAIRRYLVRFGTLTPVVQDQLGRTLVLTVCARLHTPPPNGYPPLMILGAVLSERQRRAFPPPPQPIRPGYVRALA
- a CDS encoding AAA family ATPase, with the protein product MDRSGGLVTGSEPTAVVVDTNHAVTAEQAQQALLALRAEIGKAVVGNDQAVMYLVLALLCHGHVLLEGVPGVAKTLLVRALATALDLEHARIQFTPDLMPGDVTGSQIYDPHSAEFTFRRGPVFTNLLLADEINRTPPKTQSALLESMEERQVSVDGVPRPLPDPFVVVATQNPIEQEGTYPLPEAQLDRFLFKVDVQLPGRDDEFRILQRHAAGFDPRDLAAAGLRPVAGPAHIAAARRAVAQVALSPEVLAYTVDLCRATRTSPAVAHGASTRGATALMAASRAFAWLNGRGYVTPDDVKAVATAVLRHRLQLRPEREIEGVTTEGVMASLLMSVPVPV
- a CDS encoding MFS transporter translates to MPSHIPARSGPGSAAAPGNIPPTSGTPAPHSAGRATLRDWAGLGVLALALLLVSVDATVLDLAVPAISSDLAPTTPQLLWIIDVYSFVLAGLLITMGTLGDRIGRRRLLLIGAAAFGLASAVAAFAVNPEMLIAARVLQGLAGATLMPSTLGLIRSMFTDARQRTIAISVWGAMAGSGAAMGPLLGGWLLEHFWWGSVFLVNLPVMALLLVLAPFLVPESRDPNPGRFDLASAALSMLALIPIVYAVKEFAAHGPSLNQLVAAGIGVLAGVLFVRRQRSLAAPLIDLALFRIPPFRAAVLANLLSIFALAGVLFFGSQYLQLVLGRAPLQAGLLLIPGTVGSMAGSLGAAWLVQRWRPVSVLAGSLVTAAVGASLFWLLRADPSASVLPFMVGFLLIGLGVGVALTLSSDMIVSTAPVERAGNAAAISETALETGVALGVAVLGSGVMAAFRHGLDESTVPAAHTGAARESLGGAVETARGLPEAEATSLLNSAHTAFVDGIHLAATGTTLILLVTAVVTYRAATSKKRQAQ
- a CDS encoding stage II sporulation protein M — translated: MDLDAYTFLHKPSWDRLDALATRHKKLTGAESDELVLLYRLTSQQLARLQSGSAEAELVAGLSAVLTRARGRVLGARIDTLREIGRFFTHRFPAAVYRAWPWWVTVATVFVVASAAVGAWVANSESARRSLGLDTDTDTLTRPGGDFETYYYAHPHDAFAAQVWTNNATVAAMSLFTGILILPAVYVMAMNALNVGISAGLMSDAGRLDAFFGYILPHGMLELTAIFVAGGAGLKLGWTLIDPGRESRPQALARQGRATAAIALGLVVVLLISGFIEGFVTPSGLPTPVRIGIGALAELGFLAYVFGLGRRAVLEQETAAQAASGIEHMPGDIEHMPGNSAHTPGNSLGGDPDPVAGAASSTLMATARK